From a single Candidatus Brevundimonas phytovorans genomic region:
- a CDS encoding alpha/beta hydrolase, protein MSDLVTRDFTAPAADGYPLSMRLVSAAEPRIAVLVSSGTGFPKGFYERFARHLASQGAAVLTYDFRGIAGSRPDDLKAMWMDYPDWGRLDMPAALDALIEATPGLRVVHVGHSVGGHFLGFMNNQDRIERHAFVSVGTGWWGGHHRSYNPLELFFWLGFGPFSLMRHGYIKGGGLWGGTDLPRGVFTTWRRWCLKREYFSRELETTLRPHHYEAVTAPIRSWIFTDDPIATPNTARDLLSVYPHAPSEISVHAPGDFGARRIGHEGAFRKGMEPLWDRIFHWLDRGET, encoded by the coding sequence ATGAGCGACCTTGTCACGCGCGACTTCACCGCACCCGCCGCCGACGGCTATCCGCTGTCGATGCGGCTGGTGTCGGCGGCCGAGCCGCGCATCGCCGTGCTGGTGTCGTCGGGGACGGGCTTTCCCAAGGGCTTCTACGAGCGGTTCGCGCGGCATCTGGCGAGCCAGGGCGCGGCGGTGCTGACTTATGACTTCCGGGGCATAGCCGGGTCGCGGCCTGATGATCTGAAGGCCATGTGGATGGACTATCCCGACTGGGGGCGGTTGGATATGCCTGCCGCCCTGGACGCCCTGATCGAGGCGACGCCGGGCCTGCGGGTCGTCCACGTCGGCCACAGCGTCGGCGGGCACTTCCTCGGCTTCATGAACAATCAGGACCGGATCGAGCGCCACGCCTTTGTCTCGGTCGGGACCGGCTGGTGGGGCGGGCATCACCGATCCTACAATCCGCTGGAGCTCTTCTTCTGGCTGGGCTTCGGCCCGTTCAGCCTGATGCGGCACGGCTATATCAAGGGCGGCGGCCTGTGGGGCGGGACCGACCTGCCGCGCGGCGTATTCACCACCTGGCGGCGCTGGTGCCTGAAGCGGGAATACTTCTCGCGCGAGCTGGAGACGACGCTGCGGCCGCATCACTATGAGGCCGTGACCGCGCCGATCCGCTCGTGGATCTTCACCGACGATCCCATCGCCACGCCGAACACCGCGCGCGACCTGCTCAGCGTCTATCCCCACGCCCCGTCCGAGATCAGCGTCCACGCCCCCGGCGACTTCGGCGCCCGGCGCATCGGCCACGAGGGCGCCTTTCGCAAGGGCATGGAGCCCTTGTGGGACCGGATTTTCCACTGGCTGGACCGTGGCGAGACCTGA